Proteins from a genomic interval of Streptomyces sp. NBC_00820:
- a CDS encoding ferredoxin: MHIDIDKERCIGAGQCALTAPGVFTQDDDGYSTVLPGREDGAGEPLAREAARACPVGAISVTDG, encoded by the coding sequence ATGCATATCGACATCGACAAGGAACGCTGCATCGGCGCGGGCCAGTGCGCGCTGACCGCGCCCGGCGTGTTCACCCAGGACGACGACGGCTACAGCACGGTGCTTCCCGGCCGTGAGGACGGCGCCGGCGAACCCCTGGCGCGGGAGGCGGCCCGCGCCTGCCCGGTGGGCGCCATCAGCGTCACGGACGGCTGA